A genome region from Baekduia alba includes the following:
- a CDS encoding SIR2 family protein, whose amino-acid sequence MAQSDLPGSDNLELLAQKLLARHLRVSVPDSAVRDRVAQAQDPSVYPSGLVERQMRCVAVVGAGASVPLSKRGADLADFLESRFGRDEAELDRLEQVNGLDRDELETRLIALSSTRDTAREVRETIATEYSIRHPTLLAYELLAHLLKHRFLDAIVSFNFDELLDQSLDDELDPDEYTAVVSERDCAAAPPLPDAPNYVPLYIKLHGTASEPASLRFTRDAYFALPPRVVGLVRDLLHTDDCIILNLGFGLGSFDFQRLLAIPKRLQVFNLSHGPVDGKVVERIDHERGAPEDEPGAWLHEVTAAEDGACDTLMQRLTGEIKRLSRAAGPGAHPRSGVPGRLVHFRSVRRHETVAHLLGSDTSRPGWAAEEEWRREEHIDYLRRRAILELAFAGAKSRGLLSLGPLATDRPSRYYDRYRRLTNGRGDDWRAFCSAAGLIESETVPDILVSLPSLRKKRDRGEETQVLHEFAPSKLAHHVLARVRNPASDEDFDILRRTLRGLQRQNDVEIHTNDDRVCSKAFRRPVTLATSTAMLVYTWLMLDGVKPKDRIYVSSETGAWLLKEPIRTLLSKQEHIHLLMAFAIEDDDLVDVYGRTRLQKRVVDPWRHNRHMTIVCNGDRPARAVYFARRLRTPVINPVYLDGVRDVGRLWTTYQVRWAEARPLDADAMPHKSTT is encoded by the coding sequence ATGGCCCAGTCCGACCTCCCGGGGAGCGACAACCTCGAGCTCCTGGCGCAGAAGCTCCTGGCTCGCCACCTCCGCGTGTCGGTGCCCGACAGCGCGGTGCGCGATCGCGTCGCGCAGGCGCAGGATCCGTCGGTGTACCCGTCCGGTCTCGTCGAGCGTCAGATGCGCTGCGTGGCGGTGGTCGGGGCGGGCGCCAGCGTGCCGTTGTCCAAGCGGGGCGCCGACCTCGCGGACTTCCTGGAGTCGCGGTTCGGCCGCGACGAGGCAGAGCTCGATCGCCTCGAACAGGTCAACGGCTTGGATCGCGACGAGCTCGAGACGCGGCTCATCGCGCTCAGCAGCACTCGGGACACCGCGCGCGAGGTGCGCGAGACGATCGCGACCGAGTACAGCATCCGGCACCCGACGCTGCTGGCCTACGAGCTGCTCGCCCACCTGCTCAAGCACCGCTTCCTCGACGCGATCGTCAGCTTCAACTTCGACGAGCTGCTGGATCAGTCGCTCGACGACGAGCTCGACCCCGACGAGTACACGGCGGTCGTCTCCGAGCGCGACTGCGCCGCGGCACCGCCGCTGCCGGACGCGCCCAACTACGTCCCGTTGTACATCAAGTTGCACGGCACGGCGAGCGAGCCGGCGAGCCTGCGCTTCACGCGCGACGCGTACTTCGCGCTGCCGCCGAGGGTCGTCGGCCTGGTGCGCGACCTGCTGCACACCGACGACTGCATCATCCTGAACCTCGGCTTCGGGCTGGGGAGCTTCGACTTCCAGCGCCTGCTCGCCATTCCCAAGCGCCTGCAGGTGTTCAACCTCAGCCACGGTCCGGTCGACGGCAAGGTCGTGGAGCGGATCGACCACGAGCGCGGGGCGCCCGAGGACGAGCCCGGCGCCTGGCTGCACGAGGTGACCGCGGCGGAGGACGGGGCCTGCGACACGCTGATGCAGCGTCTGACGGGCGAGATCAAGCGCCTCTCGCGCGCCGCGGGCCCCGGCGCCCATCCGCGCAGCGGCGTGCCCGGCCGCCTCGTGCACTTCCGGTCGGTGCGGCGCCACGAGACGGTGGCCCACCTGCTGGGCTCCGACACCAGCCGGCCGGGCTGGGCGGCGGAGGAGGAGTGGCGTCGCGAAGAGCACATCGACTACCTGCGCCGGCGGGCGATCCTCGAACTGGCGTTCGCGGGCGCGAAGTCCCGCGGCCTGCTCTCGCTCGGCCCGCTGGCCACCGACCGCCCGTCGCGCTACTACGACCGCTACCGCCGCCTGACCAACGGCCGCGGCGACGACTGGCGCGCGTTCTGCTCGGCGGCGGGGCTCATCGAGAGCGAGACGGTGCCCGACATCCTCGTCAGCCTGCCGAGCCTGCGCAAGAAGCGCGACCGTGGCGAGGAGACCCAGGTCCTGCACGAGTTCGCGCCGTCCAAGCTCGCACACCACGTCCTGGCCCGGGTGCGCAACCCGGCGTCGGACGAGGACTTCGACATCCTCCGCAGGACGCTGCGCGGCCTGCAGCGCCAGAACGACGTCGAGATCCACACCAATGACGACCGCGTGTGCTCCAAGGCGTTCCGGCGGCCGGTGACGCTCGCGACCTCCACCGCGATGCTCGTCTACACGTGGCTGATGCTCGACGGCGTGAAGCCAAAGGACCGCATCTACGTGAGCTCGGAGACGGGAGCCTGGCTGCTGAAGGAGCCGATCCGCACGCTGCTGAGCAAGCAGGAGCACATCCACCTGCTGATGGCGTTCGCGATCGAGGACGACGACCTCGTCGACGTCTACGGCCGCACCCGGTTGCAGAAGCGCGTCGTCGACCCGTGGCGCCACAACCGCCACATGACGATCGTGTGCAACGGCGACCGGCCGGCGCGGGCCGTGTACTTCGCCCGCCGCCTCCGCACGCCCGTCATCAACCCGGTCTACCTCGACGGCGTTCGCGATGTCGGTCGCCTCTGGACCACCTACCAGGTGCGCTGGGCCGAAGCCCGCCCGCTCGACGCGGACGCGATGCCTCACAAATCGACGACCTGA
- a CDS encoding metallophosphoesterase family protein, whose product MRLLVLADEESWLPLPALIESHQPDAVITLGDLEPDVLDPLGRFPLPVLGVYGNHDDGRYLDAANTTNLHLTSADVGGLTFAGFEGCVRYTPGAALQYTQKQASKLARRLPRADILISHAPPRGVHEEPDDRAHEGFDGLRDYLERVSPRIHLHGHTPAPPRAATRVGATRVIHVVGHQVVDL is encoded by the coding sequence ATGCGGTTGCTCGTGCTCGCCGACGAGGAGTCCTGGCTCCCACTGCCGGCGCTGATCGAGTCCCACCAGCCCGACGCGGTCATCACGCTCGGCGACCTGGAGCCCGACGTGCTGGACCCGCTCGGCCGGTTCCCGCTCCCCGTGCTCGGGGTCTACGGCAACCACGACGACGGGCGCTACCTCGATGCCGCCAACACCACCAACCTGCACCTGACGTCCGCGGACGTGGGCGGCCTGACGTTCGCCGGCTTCGAGGGCTGCGTGCGGTACACCCCGGGGGCGGCGCTGCAGTACACGCAGAAGCAGGCGTCGAAGCTGGCCCGCAGGCTGCCCCGGGCCGACATCCTCATCAGCCACGCTCCCCCGCGCGGCGTCCACGAGGAGCCGGACGACCGCGCGCACGAGGGCTTCGACGGCCTGCGGGACTACCTCGAGCGGGTGAGCCCGCGCATCCACCTGCACGGCCACACTCCGGCCCCGCCGCGAGCGGCGACGCGGGTCGGAGCGACGCGCGTCATCCACGTCGTGGGCCATCAGGTCGTCGATTTGTGA
- a CDS encoding DUF5666 domain-containing protein, whose product MDILTKHLNKIVVTGAVAAIAVVPAAGAGAKSSSSAGLTNFHGTVVSASSASKSLKIKRPSGTTLTFRVTSTTKFERLGGGLGALRAGRSIEVKARKVDGRWTARAVEPAAAEHPNGDDDSSGGGGSDDAGADDHGSGGHGSDD is encoded by the coding sequence ATGGACATCCTGACGAAGCACCTCAACAAGATCGTCGTGACGGGTGCGGTGGCGGCGATCGCCGTCGTGCCCGCGGCGGGCGCCGGCGCGAAGTCCTCGAGCTCCGCGGGGCTGACGAACTTCCACGGCACGGTCGTGTCGGCGTCGAGCGCAAGCAAGTCGCTGAAGATCAAGCGGCCGAGCGGCACGACGCTGACGTTCCGCGTCACGAGCACCACGAAGTTCGAGCGCCTCGGCGGCGGGCTGGGCGCGCTGCGCGCCGGCCGGTCGATCGAGGTCAAGGCCCGGAAGGTCGACGGGCGCTGGACCGCGCGCGCGGTGGAGCCGGCCGCGGCCGAGCACCCCAACGGCGACGACGACAGCAGCGGCGGCGGCGGGTCCGACGACGCGGGCGCCGACGACCACGGCTCCGGCGGTCACGGCTCGGACGACTGA
- a CDS encoding TetR/AcrR family transcriptional regulator, whose translation MSAAAPSGRRAQIVSAARRLLEDDGPEALSMRNVAAEIGIRAPSLYEHVADKRALESAIIAAGLHEQGVALRAALEADGRADPLTAITQAWRRWAHEHPHVYGLIYARDLDRSDDAVATEELFAGAPLREMCGGDLVTARVIWAFAHGMVNLELTDRFPPQTDVEALWVRGLDALRALLPKT comes from the coding sequence ATGTCCGCCGCTGCCCCCTCCGGCCGTCGTGCGCAGATCGTCTCCGCGGCCCGTCGCCTGCTCGAGGACGACGGGCCGGAGGCGTTGTCGATGCGCAACGTCGCGGCCGAGATCGGCATCCGCGCGCCGTCGCTGTACGAGCACGTCGCCGACAAGCGCGCGCTGGAGAGCGCGATCATCGCGGCCGGGCTGCACGAGCAGGGCGTGGCGCTGCGCGCGGCGCTCGAGGCCGACGGCCGCGCCGACCCGCTGACCGCGATCACCCAGGCGTGGCGCCGCTGGGCGCACGAGCATCCCCACGTGTACGGCCTGATCTACGCGCGCGACCTGGACCGCAGCGACGACGCCGTCGCCACGGAAGAGCTGTTCGCGGGCGCGCCGCTGCGCGAGATGTGCGGCGGCGACCTCGTCACCGCCCGCGTGATCTGGGCGTTCGCGCACGGCATGGTCAACCTGGAGCTGACCGATCGGTTCCCGCCGCAGACCGACGTCGAGGCGCTGTGGGTCCGCGGGCTGGACGCGCTGCGCGCGCTGCTGCCAAAGACTTAA
- a CDS encoding ABC transporter permease — protein sequence MNSLAYTRYELLRAFRNKRFFFFSLGFPLLLYFITAAPNKDETNLQGTGLSAPLYFMVSMASWGTMTAMLGTGARIAGEREVGWNRQLRISPLSAFAYLRAKVAISYLLAGLAIVMLYTSGTILGVRLPADEWLGMTGLILVGLIPFAAAGIFMGHKLNTDTIGPALGGGTAILALVSGTWFPLDSSGFLHDIAVDLPSYWLVQANRVALGGGGWPLRGWVVVAVWSVALTFLAARAYRADTERA from the coding sequence ATGAACTCCCTGGCCTACACGCGCTACGAGCTGCTGCGGGCGTTCCGCAACAAGCGCTTCTTCTTCTTCTCGCTCGGCTTCCCGCTGTTGTTGTACTTCATCACGGCGGCCCCGAACAAGGACGAGACCAACCTGCAGGGCACCGGGCTCAGCGCACCCCTGTACTTCATGGTGTCGATGGCCTCGTGGGGCACGATGACCGCGATGCTCGGCACCGGCGCGCGGATCGCGGGCGAGCGCGAGGTCGGCTGGAACCGGCAGCTGCGCATCAGCCCGCTGAGCGCGTTCGCCTACCTGCGCGCGAAGGTCGCGATCTCCTACCTGCTGGCGGGCCTGGCGATCGTGATGTTGTACACCTCGGGCACGATCCTGGGCGTGCGGCTGCCGGCCGACGAGTGGCTGGGCATGACCGGGCTCATCCTGGTCGGGTTGATCCCGTTCGCCGCAGCGGGGATCTTCATGGGCCACAAGCTCAACACCGACACCATCGGACCGGCGCTCGGCGGCGGCACCGCGATCCTGGCGCTGGTGTCGGGCACGTGGTTCCCGCTCGACAGCTCCGGGTTCCTGCACGACATCGCGGTCGACCTGCCGTCCTACTGGCTGGTCCAGGCCAACCGCGTCGCGCTCGGCGGCGGCGGCTGGCCGCTGCGCGGGTGGGTCGTCGTCGCGGTCTGGAGCGTCGCCCTGACGTTCCTGGCCGCCCGCGCCTACCGCGCCGACACGGAGCGCGCGTAG
- a CDS encoding ABC transporter ATP-binding protein, whose amino-acid sequence MALTMTKTAAAPTSAGIRLQGLVKTFSTPNGPVRAVRGVDIAIEPGETVALLGPNGAGKSTTIDMLLGLTAPDAGTVSLFSGTPADAIAAGRVGAMLQTGSLLRYLTVRELIAMMASLYPNPLGVDEVLDLCGLQGTAEQRTEKLSGGQSQRVRFACALVSNPELLVLDEPTVAMDVEGRHAFWATMREFASRGTTIVFATHYLEEADDFADRAVLMARGRVVADGPTTEIKARVGSRTIRATLPGVAIEHLSSLVGVTSAERRGAAVTLRCSDSDVAIRALLAQYTSASDIEISGAGLEEAFLELTGGEADDDSEVAA is encoded by the coding sequence ATGGCGCTCACCATGACCAAGACCGCCGCGGCGCCGACGTCCGCGGGGATCCGGCTGCAGGGGCTGGTCAAGACGTTCAGCACGCCGAACGGCCCCGTCCGGGCGGTCCGCGGCGTCGACATCGCGATCGAGCCGGGCGAGACCGTCGCCCTGCTCGGCCCCAACGGCGCGGGCAAGTCCACCACCATCGACATGCTGCTCGGGCTGACCGCACCCGACGCCGGCACCGTCTCGCTGTTCAGCGGGACGCCGGCGGACGCGATCGCCGCCGGCCGGGTCGGGGCGATGCTCCAGACCGGGTCGCTGCTGCGCTACCTGACCGTCCGCGAGCTCATCGCGATGATGGCGTCGTTGTACCCCAACCCGCTCGGCGTCGACGAGGTGCTCGACCTCTGCGGGCTGCAGGGGACGGCCGAGCAGCGCACCGAGAAGCTCTCCGGCGGCCAGTCCCAGCGCGTCCGCTTCGCCTGCGCGCTGGTGTCCAACCCCGAGTTGCTGGTGCTCGACGAGCCGACGGTCGCGATGGACGTCGAGGGCCGTCACGCGTTCTGGGCGACGATGCGCGAGTTCGCCTCGCGCGGCACGACGATCGTCTTCGCCACGCACTACCTCGAAGAGGCCGACGACTTCGCCGACCGCGCCGTCCTGATGGCGCGCGGGCGCGTCGTGGCCGACGGTCCGACGACCGAGATCAAGGCGCGCGTCGGGTCGCGGACGATCCGGGCGACGCTGCCGGGCGTGGCGATCGAGCACCTCTCCTCGCTGGTGGGCGTGACGTCGGCCGAGCGGCGCGGCGCGGCGGTGACGCTGCGGTGCAGCGACTCCGACGTCGCGATTCGCGCGCTGCTCGCCCAGTACACGAGCGCCAGCGACATCGAGATCAGCGGCGCGGGGCTCGAAGAGGCCTTCCTCGAGCTGACCGGCGGCGAAGCAGACGACGACTCCGAGGTGGCGGCATGA
- a CDS encoding SDR family oxidoreductase: MSKLKGQVVLITGGARGVGAETARRLVAKGAKVVLVDLDRAPLAALEAELGPANATSIAGDVVELEDMEAAVAHAVSTFGGVDVVMANAGIASYGSVLAVDPETFRRVIDVNVNGVFHTVRAALPALIERKGYVLVVSSLAAYAAGPGLVAYHASKAGAEHFANALAPEVASMGVKVGSAHMSWIDTPLVQDAKKDLSAFRKMLDALPGPLGQTTSVESCADAFVAGIERRARRISVPKWVNAIRWLKPALTTRLGERETARRAAEIVPLMDQEVLALGRSMSARTAGLEEREQSVTTAP; encoded by the coding sequence ATGAGCAAGCTCAAGGGCCAGGTCGTCCTGATCACCGGCGGCGCGCGCGGCGTCGGCGCCGAGACCGCGCGGCGGTTGGTGGCCAAGGGCGCGAAGGTCGTCCTGGTCGACCTCGACCGCGCGCCGCTGGCAGCGCTGGAGGCCGAGCTCGGTCCCGCCAACGCGACGTCGATCGCCGGCGACGTCGTCGAGTTGGAGGACATGGAGGCGGCGGTCGCGCACGCGGTCAGCACGTTCGGCGGCGTCGACGTCGTCATGGCCAACGCCGGGATCGCGTCCTACGGCTCGGTGCTCGCGGTGGACCCGGAGACGTTCCGGCGCGTCATCGACGTCAACGTCAACGGCGTCTTCCACACGGTGCGCGCCGCGCTGCCGGCGCTGATCGAACGCAAGGGCTACGTGTTGGTCGTCTCGTCGCTGGCCGCCTACGCGGCCGGGCCGGGGCTCGTCGCCTACCACGCGTCGAAGGCCGGCGCCGAGCACTTCGCCAACGCGCTGGCGCCCGAGGTGGCCTCCATGGGCGTCAAGGTCGGCAGCGCGCACATGTCGTGGATCGACACGCCGCTGGTCCAGGACGCCAAGAAGGACCTCTCAGCGTTCCGCAAGATGCTGGACGCGCTGCCCGGCCCGCTCGGCCAGACGACGTCGGTCGAGTCGTGCGCCGACGCGTTCGTGGCCGGCATCGAGCGGCGCGCCCGGCGCATCAGCGTGCCGAAGTGGGTCAACGCGATCCGCTGGCTCAAGCCGGCGTTGACGACCAGGCTCGGCGAGCGGGAGACCGCGCGCCGGGCGGCGGAGATCGTGCCGCTGATGGATCAGGAGGTGCTGGCGCTCGGCCGCTCGATGAGCGCCCGGACCGCCGGCCTGGAGGAGCGCGAGCAGTCCGTCACGACCGCGCCGTGA
- a CDS encoding alpha/beta fold hydrolase gives MPEISPALYRAGEGEPLVLIHGFTATWRCWLPVLGELVPRFEVIAPTLHGHDGGAELPRHGEPHSIARAADFLEEHLDALGVGTAHLAGNSLGGALAFELAKRGRARSVVGISPAGGIRPGDDAAAQKIIKVFSRMQKTTKQALPILPRVMARPGLRRLALRDVMTRGHQVPAAEAIGLARSAVNCAIVDDVFSILRAGEAGARDLDQIKVPVLVTWGSKDRILPMHVHSPRLREEIPGLEFRVHPGIGHTPMWDDPGLIATTIGDFAAQHAESSAPAPAAGDPEAAATAA, from the coding sequence ATGCCCGAGATCTCCCCTGCTCTGTACCGCGCCGGCGAGGGCGAGCCGCTCGTCCTGATCCATGGCTTCACCGCGACGTGGCGCTGCTGGCTGCCGGTGCTGGGCGAGCTCGTGCCGCGCTTCGAGGTCATCGCGCCCACGCTGCACGGCCACGACGGCGGCGCCGAGCTGCCCCGGCACGGCGAGCCGCACTCGATCGCGCGCGCGGCGGACTTCCTGGAGGAGCACCTGGACGCGCTGGGCGTCGGGACCGCGCACCTCGCGGGCAACTCGCTCGGCGGCGCGCTGGCCTTCGAGCTGGCCAAGCGCGGCCGCGCGCGGTCGGTCGTCGGGATCTCGCCGGCCGGCGGCATCCGCCCGGGCGACGACGCCGCGGCCCAGAAGATCATCAAGGTCTTCTCGCGCATGCAGAAGACGACCAAGCAGGCGCTGCCGATCCTGCCGCGCGTGATGGCGCGGCCGGGGCTGCGCCGCCTGGCGCTGCGCGACGTGATGACACGCGGCCATCAGGTGCCGGCGGCCGAGGCAATCGGGCTGGCGCGGTCGGCCGTGAACTGCGCGATCGTCGACGACGTCTTCTCCATCCTGCGCGCCGGCGAGGCGGGCGCGCGCGACCTGGACCAGATCAAGGTCCCCGTGTTGGTCACCTGGGGCAGCAAGGACCGCATCCTGCCGATGCACGTCCACTCGCCGCGCCTGCGCGAGGAGATCCCGGGGCTCGAGTTCCGCGTGCACCCGGGCATCGGCCACACGCCGATGTGGGACGACCCGGGCCTGATCGCCACCACGATCGGCGACTTCGCGGCCCAGCACGCCGAGTCCTCCGCGCCGGCGCCCGCGGCGGGCGACCCGGAAGCGGCGGCGACGGCGGCCTAG
- the purU gene encoding formyltetrahydrofolate deformylase, whose amino-acid sequence MRLLVACADRPGIVAAVSRFLLEAGANIIHSDQHSTDPWGGEFFLRMEFALPPGVDPDALRAAFARGVAEPFVMDWSLWDVQRRKRVAILVSKYDHGLQELLWRWRRAELHADVVLVASNHDELRADVENLGVAYHHVPVAPDAKPQAEQRLLELLGAAQPDLVVLARYMQILSGDFLDRVGAPVINIHHSFLPAFAGAGPYEQAKARGVKLIGATAHYVTEELDAGPIIEQDVIRVSHRDDAAAMARRGADIERAVLARAVAWHCEDRVLRHGSTTVVF is encoded by the coding sequence ATGCGCTTGCTGGTCGCCTGCGCCGACCGGCCGGGCATCGTCGCCGCGGTCTCGCGCTTCCTGCTGGAGGCCGGCGCGAACATCATCCACTCAGACCAGCACTCGACAGACCCGTGGGGCGGCGAGTTCTTCCTGCGGATGGAGTTCGCGCTCCCGCCCGGCGTCGACCCCGACGCGCTGCGCGCCGCCTTCGCGCGCGGCGTGGCCGAGCCGTTCGTCATGGACTGGTCGCTGTGGGACGTGCAGCGCCGCAAGCGCGTCGCGATCCTCGTCTCCAAGTACGACCACGGGCTGCAGGAGCTGCTGTGGCGCTGGCGGCGCGCCGAGCTGCACGCCGACGTCGTCCTCGTCGCCTCCAACCACGACGAGCTGCGGGCCGACGTCGAGAACCTCGGCGTCGCCTACCACCACGTGCCGGTCGCGCCGGACGCCAAGCCCCAGGCCGAGCAGCGGCTGCTCGAGCTGCTGGGCGCCGCGCAGCCCGACCTCGTCGTCCTGGCCCGCTACATGCAGATCCTGTCCGGGGACTTCCTCGACCGCGTCGGCGCGCCGGTGATCAACATCCATCACTCGTTCCTGCCGGCGTTCGCCGGCGCGGGCCCGTACGAGCAGGCCAAGGCGCGCGGCGTCAAGCTGATCGGCGCGACCGCCCACTACGTGACCGAGGAGCTGGACGCCGGCCCGATCATCGAGCAGGACGTCATCCGGGTCAGCCATCGCGACGACGCCGCGGCCATGGCGCGCCGCGGCGCGGACATCGAGCGGGCCGTGCTGGCGCGCGCCGTGGCGTGGCACTGCGAGGACCGGGTCCTGCGCCACGGCTCGACGACCGTGGTGTTCTAG
- a CDS encoding winged helix-turn-helix domain-containing protein — translation MPSITSVDDQRYVKALSHPLRVRILGILEEQPASPVELSQVLDATLGTISYHVRQLNELGLLELVRETPRRGAIEHHYRAKPRPKSGGAAWDSVSVIAKQAVIGAELAQTTEVATRAAGVGGFDSDHARLERLRLSLDAKGVEQLSKAVVKLVDEARKIQDAATKRQGSSNGARTTDTALVAMLFDAVGAPDPSAGRPEPTQKPRKPRRRAAA, via the coding sequence ATGCCCTCCATCACGAGTGTCGACGACCAGCGGTACGTCAAAGCGCTTTCGCATCCGTTGCGCGTCCGGATCCTCGGGATCCTCGAAGAGCAGCCGGCGAGTCCTGTTGAGTTGAGCCAGGTGCTCGACGCCACGCTCGGAACGATCTCCTACCACGTGCGCCAGCTCAACGAGCTCGGGCTCCTCGAGCTGGTGCGCGAGACCCCGCGCCGCGGCGCGATCGAGCATCACTACCGAGCCAAGCCCCGGCCGAAGTCTGGGGGCGCGGCCTGGGACAGCGTCTCGGTCATCGCCAAGCAGGCCGTCATCGGCGCCGAGCTGGCGCAGACGACCGAGGTCGCCACCCGCGCCGCGGGCGTCGGCGGGTTCGACAGCGACCACGCGCGCCTCGAGCGCCTGCGCCTGTCGCTGGACGCCAAGGGCGTCGAGCAGCTGTCCAAGGCCGTCGTCAAGCTGGTCGACGAGGCGCGCAAGATCCAGGACGCCGCGACCAAGCGCCAGGGCAGCAGCAACGGCGCCCGGACCACGGACACCGCGCTCGTCGCGATGCTCTTCGACGCCGTCGGCGCGCCCGACCCGAGCGCGGGCCGGCCGGAGCCGACGCAGAAGCCGCGCAAGCCGCGCCGTCGCGCGGCGGCTTGA